From a region of the Nyctibius grandis isolate bNycGra1 chromosome 10, bNycGra1.pri, whole genome shotgun sequence genome:
- the FAM114A2 gene encoding protein FAM114A2, whose amino-acid sequence MSEKDSSENLKEETSYQDENEQKAEELGCAESNEERAQELEPVPVTRKRPEPKPPSQPAAPEKPAVETPKVSDSPAAVQTGWGYWGSWGKSLLSTASATVATVGQGISNVIEKAETTLGIPSPTEISSETRDATRGSENPGASSTDAVDDGSSFPIAGALGVLSTISTAVQSTGKSVISGGLDALEFIGKKTMDVIAEGDPGFKKTKGLMNRNSTLSQVLREAKEKEEQQTATEVTMATEKKAHYGLLFDEFQGLSHLEALEMLSRESESKVKSVLNALSGEELDTLKEEMEQLKEAFSLPEFFEEEEEEKKGDEEFTKEVTELFSELRISSKPDKLVMVRTSAHEWIARFNSSLPKEEKESEEKQEVESRDGDHDAKKTVEDIHAFAIRSLAELTACSIEMFHKTAALFLHGQKQEVTAADRAKSLSQMTIVLCKELSTFSKEFTTCLTTAGVKEKADVLNPLITGVFLEASNSASYIQDAFQLLLPVLQISLIEARTELSQQ is encoded by the exons ATGTCTGAGAAAGACAGCAGTGaaaatctgaaagaagaaaCGTCTTACCAAGACGAAAACgaacagaaagcagaggaactTGGCTGTGCTGAGAGCAATGAAGAGAGAGCGCAAGAGCTTGAGCCTGTGCCTGTGACTCGGAAAAGACCTGAGCCCAAACCCCCAAGCCAGCCTGCTGCCCCAGAAAAGCCTGCCGTTGAAACCCCCAAG GTCTCAGATTCTCCTGCTGCAGTTCAGACAGGATGGGGGTACTGGGGAAGCTGGGGGAAATCTCTTCTGTCAACTGCGTCTGCTACTGTCGCTACTGTAG GTCAAGGTATTTCAAATGTcatagaaaaagcagaaacaacacTTGGGATCCCCAGTCCTACTGAAATCTCTTCAGAGACTAGAGATGCTACAAGAG GAAGCGAGAATCCTGGTGCTAGCAGCACAGATGCAGTTGATGATGGCAGTTCCTTTCCTATTGCTGGGGCTCTTGGAGTTTTATCAACCATCTCTACTGCTGTCCAAAGCACA GGGAAAAGTGTTATTAGTGGAGGTCTGGATGCCTTGGAATTCATTGGGAAAAAGACGATGGATGTAATAGCTGAGGGAGACCCTGGattcaaaaaaacaaagggCCTAATGAACAGAAACTCTACATTATCTCAG gtctTAAGAgaggcaaaggagaaagaagagcagcagaCAGCTACTGAGGTTACCATGGCTACGGAGAAGAAAGCCCATTATGGGTTACTGTTTGATGAGTTTCAAGGTCTTTCGCATCTGGAGGCCTTAGAGATGCTTTCCAGAGAGAGTGAATCAAAG GTGAAATCAGTTCTAAATGCCCTCTCTGGAGAAGAGTTGGACACACTGAAGGAGGAAATGGAACAACTcaaagaagcattttctttaCCTGAATTCtttgaagaagaagaggaagaaaagaagg GAGATGAGGAGTTCACAAAAGAAGTAACAGAGTTGTTCTCAGAATTGCGTATCTCCTCAAAGCCGGACAAACTGGTCATG GTGAGGACTTCTGCTCATGAATGGATAGCACGATTCAACAGTAGTCttcctaaagaagaaaaagagagtgaagaaaagcaagaagtagaatccagagatggtgaccatGATGCTAAAAAAACAGTAGAG GATATCCATGCGTTTGCCATAAGAAGTCTGGCTGAACTGACAGCGTGCTCCATTGAAATGTTTCACAAAACTGCAGCTTTGTTTCTCCATGGTCAGAAACAAGAGGTGACTGCTGCAGACAGAGCCAAGTCCCTTTCACA AATGACTATTGTGCTGTGTAAAGAACTGTCAACTTTCTCTAAAGAGTTTACTACGTGCTTAACGACTGCAGGG gtcaaagaaaaagcagatgtgCTTAATCCCTTAATCACTGGAGTGTTTTTGGAG